A single Thermoanaerobaculia bacterium DNA region contains:
- a CDS encoding tetratricopeptide repeat protein, producing FGLARITEGDVDQATAMTEVGIIKGTLPYMSPEQARGDSDAIDVRSDVYSLGVILYEMLTGARPYDTAKGSLLESVRIICEQPPRPLARSWRDSRGPDPDLETITGKALEKEADRRYASAAALAEDIGLHLDSRPILARAPSTIYQLRKFTRRNRTLVAGIVATVVALVAGIAVATTFGLREAAERRNAEQARKDLETVVDFQRDMLDGIDAQKMGSRLADDLRARLSRALVDRKASERDMAAYSAGLDTALREINPTDAALQIIDENILRRAIATAKSRFSTQPLVQAEVLHSIGATYVKLGLFESAGDPLEEARALSERELGATALATLDVVHDLGSVYLKQGRIAEAEPLLLAALAGRRRALAADSAPVLQTMDQVAMLYGDSDRLAEAEELYRQTLALQRDRHGDEDPFTLALMNNLGQVLKNAGKLPEAEQLAVATLAGRRRVHGNEDPETMIAVNNLAILYRRTGKLDKAEALYLEDYETSRRLLGAEHPDIAVTMTNLGRLYIAQERFAPAEAILERALALSRKVQPPGYFGTGFTQAAHGDALVGLSRFAEAEKDLLESRKLLAQVLGADSPSLTRVTESLVKLYERTGDEVKAAEWRQRLPAAN from the coding sequence CCAGGCAACCGCGATGACCGAGGTCGGCATCATCAAGGGCACCCTCCCCTACATGAGCCCGGAGCAGGCGCGCGGCGACTCCGACGCGATCGACGTGCGCTCGGACGTCTATTCGCTCGGCGTGATCCTCTACGAGATGCTCACCGGCGCCCGCCCCTACGACACGGCGAAGGGCTCGCTCCTCGAGTCGGTGCGGATCATCTGCGAGCAGCCGCCCAGGCCGCTCGCCCGATCCTGGCGCGACAGCCGCGGCCCCGATCCCGACCTCGAGACGATCACGGGCAAGGCGCTCGAGAAGGAGGCCGACCGCCGCTACGCGAGCGCCGCGGCGCTCGCCGAGGACATCGGACTGCACCTCGATTCGCGGCCGATCCTTGCGCGCGCGCCGAGCACGATCTATCAGCTGCGCAAGTTCACCCGCCGCAATCGCACCCTGGTCGCAGGCATCGTCGCGACAGTCGTCGCGCTGGTCGCCGGCATCGCGGTCGCGACGACTTTCGGCCTGCGCGAGGCCGCCGAGCGGCGCAACGCCGAGCAGGCGCGCAAGGACCTCGAGACCGTGGTCGACTTCCAGCGCGACATGCTCGACGGCATCGACGCGCAGAAGATGGGCAGCCGTCTCGCCGACGACCTGCGCGCGCGCCTCTCCAGGGCGCTCGTCGATCGCAAGGCCTCGGAGCGCGATATGGCGGCCTACTCGGCAGGGCTCGACACCGCCCTGCGCGAGATCAACCCGACCGACGCCGCGTTGCAGATCATCGACGAGAACATTCTCCGTCGCGCCATCGCCACCGCGAAGAGCCGCTTCTCCACCCAGCCCCTGGTGCAGGCAGAGGTTCTGCACTCGATCGGCGCGACGTACGTGAAGCTGGGCCTGTTCGAGAGCGCCGGAGACCCGCTCGAGGAGGCGCGCGCGCTATCGGAGCGCGAGCTGGGCGCAACCGCACTTGCCACCCTCGATGTCGTCCATGACCTCGGCAGTGTCTATCTCAAGCAGGGCCGGATCGCCGAGGCCGAGCCGCTGCTCCTTGCGGCGCTCGCGGGGCGCCGCCGGGCGCTGGCCGCAGATTCCGCTCCGGTCCTTCAGACGATGGATCAGGTCGCCATGCTCTACGGTGACAGCGACCGGCTCGCGGAGGCCGAGGAGCTCTACCGCCAGACGCTCGCTCTGCAACGCGACCGGCACGGCGACGAGGACCCGTTCACGCTGGCCCTGATGAACAACCTCGGGCAGGTGCTGAAGAACGCGGGCAAGCTCCCCGAGGCCGAGCAGCTGGCGGTAGCGACGCTCGCCGGTCGCCGCCGGGTGCACGGCAACGAAGACCCTGAGACGATGATCGCGGTCAACAATCTGGCGATCCTCTACCGCCGGACGGGCAAGCTGGACAAAGCCGAAGCGCTCTATCTCGAAGACTACGAAACCAGCCGCCGCCTGCTCGGCGCCGAGCATCCCGATATAGCCGTCACGATGACCAACCTCGGCCGCCTCTACATCGCGCAGGAGAGGTTCGCCCCCGCCGAAGCGATCCTCGAACGCGCCCTCGCCCTGTCGCGCAAAGTCCAGCCTCCGGGCTATTTCGGAACCGGCTTCACACAGGCTGCTCATGGGGATGCGCTGGTCGGCCTCAGCCGCTTCGCCGAGGCCGAAAAGGACCTCCTCGAATCCCGCAAGCTCCTCGCGCAGGTGCTCGGCGCCGACTCTCCCAGCCTCACCCGCGTGACGGAGTCTCTGGTGAAGCTCTACGAGCGGACCGGCGACGAGGTCAAGGCCGCCGAGTGGCGGCAGAGGCTGCCCGCCGCGAACTGA
- a CDS encoding sel1 repeat family protein, whose amino-acid sequence MRFSRGFGVVFLAGMVASGALASGGRDLQKLRADAAQGSVEAELALASAYMFGDGAARDESEALKWFRTAAGQGSAEAQMSLGMIYLGGQGVPKDESEALNWFRRAGEQGLVEAQVMLAGIYATGQGAALDEREAVKWLRRAAAKGDAGAQNNLAWMCANGRGTAQDPVEAARWYRLAADQGFAAAQLAVGQMYSAGFSVARDDMEAARWYRLAAEQGLPEAHMTLGQIYEKGLGVPQDLLASYIEYSRAAAAGAEGAAQQRDRLAGKLPASDLQAAQAKAPPTVGKLGGR is encoded by the coding sequence ATGAGGTTCTCGCGAGGGTTTGGCGTGGTGTTCCTGGCCGGGATGGTGGCCAGTGGCGCGTTGGCGAGCGGCGGGCGCGACCTGCAGAAGTTGCGTGCCGATGCGGCGCAGGGCAGTGTCGAGGCGGAGCTGGCGCTCGCCAGTGCCTACATGTTCGGGGACGGTGCGGCGCGGGACGAGTCGGAAGCCCTGAAGTGGTTTCGGACTGCGGCCGGGCAGGGGAGCGCCGAGGCGCAGATGAGCCTCGGGATGATCTATCTCGGCGGACAGGGCGTTCCGAAAGACGAGTCGGAGGCGTTGAACTGGTTTCGCCGCGCCGGCGAACAGGGGTTGGTCGAGGCGCAGGTGATGCTGGCCGGGATCTACGCCACCGGGCAGGGCGCCGCCCTCGACGAGCGTGAGGCGGTGAAATGGCTCCGCCGGGCTGCCGCGAAAGGTGACGCCGGGGCGCAGAACAACCTCGCGTGGATGTGCGCCAACGGCCGTGGCACGGCGCAGGACCCGGTAGAGGCAGCCAGGTGGTATCGCCTCGCCGCCGACCAGGGGTTCGCCGCCGCGCAACTCGCGGTCGGGCAGATGTACTCTGCCGGCTTCAGCGTGGCGAGGGACGACATGGAGGCCGCCCGGTGGTACCGGCTCGCCGCCGAGCAGGGGTTGCCCGAGGCGCACATGACGCTCGGGCAGATCTACGAGAAGGGCCTCGGAGTGCCCCAGGATCTCCTCGCGTCCTACATCGAATACTCCAGGGCCGCCGCAGCGGGCGCTGAGGGCGCGGCGCAGCAGCGCGACCGCCTGGCGGGGAAGTTGCCGGCGTCGGACCTCCAGGCGGCGCAGGCGAAAGCCCCGCCCACGGTCGGCAAGCTCGGCGGCAGGTGA